From Chlorocebus sabaeus isolate Y175 chromosome 10, mChlSab1.0.hap1, whole genome shotgun sequence:
TTGCATTGCTTTTATGCAATCTATAAAATTCAGATGTAAATACCACTGTGCACCATTTAATTTTGAACTGTGTTTAAAATGGTGAATATACAGATTCTGTCCAAGTGGGCACAGCTCCTGGATTATCACTCATTGGTATCTACCACCTGTCTTCTAATTGGCTGCTTCATCATTCATTCCTGCCCTCCATACCTGCCCTTGTAGGTGGGCAGCCACCTAAGTAAATTTCCATGTGCAATGCTCCTCTGATACAGACAGACTTGAGTCTCTctgtcagatttttattttacttcagcCCCCTATGAGCATGGACAAACCTTACAGGCCTCATAAATACCATCTTCTTCCTTAGTACTCCACAATATAGCAACTCCAGGAGTAGGCTACATCAACACGGCCTGCATCCATTCCTGTTGATCCGTACTTCTGCCATATCAGTTATGAAATATTTTGCATATCCTACCCACATGTCTGCTCTTTGTCTTCTTCATGATTTCTTTCCTGGTTGCTGCTAGTATTCCCTGCTCTCCAGGTACATGAGCTCTCTTTTGGCTTCACTTGTCTCTCCAGCTGGGACCCTCATCATCCAGTCTATCAGTTGTGTCCTCACTACCCACTCCATTACAGGTGTCCTTTGTTACTTATGTTATTGTCCACTCTATCAccagtactctttttttttttttttttttttttttgaggcggagtctcgctctgccgcccaggctggagtgcagtggccggatctcagctcactgcaagctccgcctcccgggttcacgccattctcctgcctcgagactcccgagtagctgggactacaggcgcccgccacctcgcccggctagatttttgtattttttagtagagacggggtttcaccgggttagccaggatggtcttgatctcctgacctcgtgatccgcccgtctcggcctcccaaagtgctgggattacaggcttgagccaccgcgcagtACTCTTGCTAGAGGTGCTAGCTCTGATGTACTTGCTGTCCCCTCTATTGTTGGTGCCCCCCACTGTCTGCTCTATCACTGGGACAGTCACTGTCCAGTCTGTCAGAGGTGCCCTTGCCATTTGCTCCACTGCCATTGTCCTTGCTGTCCTCTCTGTCCTGGTCCCATCACTGATCACTCGATTATAGACTCCCTTGCTGTCTGTTCTTTTACTGGCACCCTCATTATGCACTCTATTGTTGGTGCCCTTGCCGTTTACTTTATGATCGGTGCCCCTGCTGGGGCTTCTTCGCATGCCGAGCCATGTCACAGCCATTAGTTGTATCTCTCCTTCTGCTCTTGGACTACAGCATGTGACTTTAGTGAGGCCCTTGTTGCCTGGTAGTGCTCCTTGTACTTAATTTTTTCCCTCCCTGTCAAATACTATGTATTTATCCTTCTAGCTAAAACTTGCATCTGGGTTTCTGACATTGTATTACATACACTATGTATTTCATCATCTGAaccatcctttctttttcttcccaactTGCTGTTCTTTCAGCAGTCACCCTTTCACTCTGCCTTCTCTGTATATTCCTTGGTAATATCACCTGCTTGTTCAGCTTCTTCAACTTGTACTTTTGTGGATGACTCTAGATCTTTCCTTCTGACCTTGACATATTCTTTCAGCTTATGGTTCCAAATAccctttaatattttcatatagatAAGCATCCCAAATGACATTAGTGAAATTTCTTATTTCAGATTTATCttagtaatttaaataattatgcaAGTCAATAAGATACACTAGGACTTGGATGAGCATCTCAAACTTGGCATACCTAAAACTGGCCTCCTCATCTTTTTCTCAAAAGCAGCAACCTGCTGATTTATTGATTGTTTACTTATGTTTTTGGCACTGTCGAAGTCAACTGCACTCAAAACTTTGAAGTATTCCTTCATTTTTCCCATtatcttattttacattttcagttaTACCAGTCTCCTCTCTGTTTCtagctattattattctttgtaaaataatGTTGTAGAACAGGCATGGTCCTTAGAACCTGACTTTCAATCCCAGTTTCATCATTTATTTGTGATCCTAAGCAAATacgagcttcagttttctcagaaTTGATATAGGGCTAGCCACGGTGGCTTAAGCttataatcctagcgctttggagCAGCTGAGGGGGAgaatcacgtgaggccaggagtttgagaccagcctcaacataaTAAgacaacatagtgacaccctgtctctactaaattttttttaaattttaaaattttttaactttaatttaaaatttaaaatttttaaatttaatttaaaatttaaaatttttaaatttttaaattttagattttaaatttaaatttaaatttaaattataataaaaattaaattttaattttaaattttaaaattttaaatttaaaaaaaaattttaattttaaattttaaaaattaaccaggtgtggtggtggcctgCCTGTAGtcttaactactcaggaggctgagatgggaggattgctcgaggtctggagtttaaggctacagtgagctatgatcatgccatcgcactgcAGCAGTGACCTATCTCTtaaagcaagaccctctctcttaaaaaaataaaagagaaaaacagacataaTCTTTCTTAGAAAGTTATTGATCATGTCCAttaaatgcctggcacatgggagaTGCTTGACAGGTTAATTCCCCTACCCATTCTCTAAGTTTCGTTTGTTCTCTTCTTCTGTTCTTTGACCCCAGTACATAATAGCAGCTAGCCATAATAGCTCACTGTCTCACCTCATGTGACTCCCTACTCAAATGCCATCTCTTCAGGATCTTCCCTGACTGTTCTTCTAAAACAGCAATTCCCATCACTTTATTCTGCTtgcttactttctctctctctccttcctcccttcctttcagaATTAATCAGTCTCCTCCACTATAAGTGATCTCCATGAAGTCAGCgttttttgtctgtttaatgGCTATATCTCCACCAGTCAAAACTAGCACATAATAGTGAATATTCATAGTTGTTGGATGACTGTGTTAAACATCTGCTGTTTGTCATTCACtgctctaagcactttatatgcaCCCTCACATTTAATCTTCCCAACGATACTGTGAGGTGTATTATTATCCTTATCCTGCAGTTAAGGAGACTGAGGTTTAGTTAATTTACTTGCACACAGTCACACAACTCTGAACGTGGTTGAAACACTAAGGCTATCCTCAGCTTTGTTATAACTGCTTTTTGTAGGTTGAATCATATGATAGTGTtggtattttatcattttgacaAAAAAATGGTAGTTTCTTATGATTCAACATAATATTTAGTTATCGGtcattgtgttttctctttttctctactcAGTAAATTATAAACCCTTTGTGTTTAAGGGTAGGATTTTATAACCCTTGTTAGTACTGGCATAGTACCTAATATAACAAAGGGgatattcaaatatttgaaaaatgaacaaataaataagtgttagttctacattttattctttacctttagaatattccataaaaatatttgttcttttacttttcacAAATTCTATATAATGACTATTCTGAGGAAAATTGAACATTTGCTATTATGCAAAACTTAGTTTTTCTAAACAATGTGAAAGAAACAAAGTCAACTCagagttttttctttaaagatatcTGAGTATTAAATATGTGTAAATTTCTCTCTCtagttattttcataatattgactTCAGATATGAAAGCTTAGGTTTACTCGATTAGTTTTATTACTCAAGTtagttttttaataaaacaacatGAATTATATCATGATTTTTATAAACTTTAGTAGtttgtaattgttattttaaaagtatttgcagTTCTCATGGTACATTTAATATTGTCTCTGATGCATTTTAACATCTGCTGATTTTCAGCCCCAGCCACTTGAAGCTCTGACAGTCGAACAAATTCAAGATGATGTAGAAATAGACTCTGATGATCACACGGATGCTTTTGTGGTGAGCATCACAAAGGAGAGCATTAAATTTCTTAAGGATTTTATCTCAGTcttgtttaataaaataatagtgtaAGTGTGTGAAACACCATATAACTTGAGATTTTGATGGTATCTTATACCTGAGtttgaagataatatttttagtGAGGGATTTCTTTTGTGACAATAACTTTTaaattaccaaaatcagaaatactttgaagccaggcactgtggcttacacacgtgtaagcccagcactttgggaggccgaggcaaacaGATTGCTTGAGgataggagttcaagagcagcctggccaacatggcaacatggcaaaaatccatttctataaaaaaagaaaaaaaaggaaagaaatactttGAAAACTTAGTTATTCAGAGGATTTTAGGATTTTAGATATGTAAAGTTTTTTCATACTGTGAATAGAACATGTTAAATATTGTTaattaagttaatttaaaatctgtactttcattaatttttatgaaatgttcATCTGTTATTTTATAGGGATCATGTTTTGAAAAGGACATGTATTTGAACAATAGCCTTCCTGTTTCCAAATTGGTATCATTTAACTTATAGCCAAAATAATAGTGCTTTCTCCATTCTATGGCTATTAATCTGACTAGAATACCTGTCTGGTAACATACTTTGAAACAAAGGTGTGAAATTagtataaaataattatgctacTACCTCAAACTATATTCATTTGCTGACACATTGAAgtacttgttttgttttcccagtaTTATCTTCTAAACCAAATGTAGGGAAGAAATTGTATAGCTTCTaagtcattctttttcttttctttttttctcttttttacctgTTTCTTGCCATATGACGGttaagtcattcttttttatctccTTTCAAGTTAACAGTGCTAATCATACATTACAAAGCACATTTTTTTACAACTTAAGGTATAACTCTTGTAAACATTAACAGAGTGAATTTTGCTACCAGCATTGTAGAGATAGATGAAAAAAACATTACACAGTAACAGAATGTGAAATACATTTAGTTATAAAATCATCCTGCAAATTAAGTACCTTAGCCCACTGATCTATTAGAATATTATATGTCCAGTGTGTGAAATAGAATTTTCTTTGTCTTATAGGCTTATTTTGCTGATGGCAATAAGGTAAGGACATTTATTTTACCTacagcatatgaaaaaagtttCTAAATTCCAACATTTCGCATTCACAAACTTATGTGaaacctatttttttgtttttttcctcttccttgccCACCTTCTCTATTCCCATCTTATCCTCCTGTCTCCCAAAAAGCAACAAGATCGTGAACCAGTATTTTCAGAAGAACTGGGGCTTGCAATAGAGAAATTGAAGGATGGATTCACCCTACAGGGACTTTGGGAAGTAATGAGTTGATTGATCTTGAGTTGAGATGGATTTCTATTAAAGATGTCTCTAGTTTAAAGATACTAGTCACCTGCCATAAGTCATGGAATAGTTTTTATACTTAcagcttttatatttaaaacttgtAAGAGTTTTTTTAATGATTGAGGAAAAAGTCATTTAGAAAACTTCAGTtttctaaaaattgtatttaaaattgtcATCAAAATGTACCtagtttataaatgtttattttgtactTAATACCTGTAAAGTCTTAGTTTTCAGATATTAAGTGACTGTATCATGTTCGGTTTAATAAAGAATTTATGCAGTACCATTTAACGTTttgaaagtattatttaaaagaaaaagactattCTTATGGAATAATCAAAATTCTgcttttttaattgtaaaaatctGGTTTAAATATCCCATGGCTcctggccagccatggtggctcatgcctgtaatctcaacactttaggaggccaaggcaggcagatcacttgaggtcagaagtttgagactagcctggccaacatggtgagacctgtctctactaaaaatataaaaattagctgggcgtgtggtgggcacctgtagtcccagctgcctgggaggctgaggcatgagaatcacttggacttgggaggtggaggctacagtgagctgaggattgcaccactgcactccagcttgggcaacagagtaagactccgtctcaataaataaataaataaataaataatcacataGCTCCAAATGTAAACCAACTCTAATACAAATTGTAATCCTTAAACCTGTCATTtttgtaaaaactaaaaattacaaCTAACTCTGGAATACATCAAGCCCCCTTTAAAGTGTTTTGGATGCTATTTTGTAAGAATTTCAATGTAGTTTTGGCAAGAATACATTTACTCTGtaagaaaatagttttgtttattagctttctctttgtatttattgaaacttctttgaattttcagaaataggatattatttttctcatttcttggtTAGCTAAGACTTCTTGACTTCTAGCATCATTCAGTGTTTTTGACCACTGTTTCCATGTAAAACACATTGTAAGgaatctttttcaaataattgaaattaGCCAAAGGAGTCCTCTTCTTCCAGACGGAAAAGtttgtaaaaacatttaaaataagatgCAATTCTGTATACAACCATAGACATACAGTACAACCAAGTACTAACCTCAGtttattaaaaatcaacaaaagctACAAACTGGTTTCTTCATTTAAATGGAAAAGGATTTCTACATTTTAAGGGTTAGAATTATAATAAACTACCTTTGTGACGGGGGGAAAGAGTGTATGAAAAATTTGTAGTGGTCACAGATAAAATGCTGCCATaactgttatttaaatattttttttcaagcaAAAGAGACTATAAAATTGCCAACTAGTAAGTAATACTCTCAGATGTCATATGATGTTTGTTTCTGACTCattaatcttttcaaatgttAGATTTTACGTGTAGAGAGAAATGAGTCATTTATTGTTTAAACAAGGAAGCAGCTGTTAGTTTTTTCTAGCGTGTTAAAACCTTTAGTGGCATCTATAAATGGAAAAAGAGTCAATGAGCTCTTCTTTCAGCTGTTGTTTTAGCAGCTGACAGTACCATTGATTTCACTGtgatgtaaaataaaagaaaaggcctTAACTCATGGACAGAAACcttgaagtttaaaaatacataattcctTGATCTggggcattcattcattcaacaaatatttataaagcactcACAAAACCCCTAGGCTGTATCATTTGAAAAGAACAGACACTCCCAcaatccctgccttcatggaattTGTTTTGGGGGACATGTATAAGAACACCAACTTTTGAAATTACAGTATTTCTACAGCCCTACTTGAGTTCAGATAATGTGACAATATGACTATGTAATAAAGTATTTAATgggacaggtgtggtggttcacatatgtaatcccagcactttgggaggccgaggtgggtggatcacgaggtcagctgttcgagaccagcctggccaacatggcgaaaccccgtctctactaaaaatacaaaaattagccagaggtggtggagggtgcctgtaatcccagctactcaggacactgaggcaggagaattgcttgaacccaggaggcagaggttgcaatgaaccaagaccatgccattgtactccagcctgggtgacagagcgagactccatctcaaaaataaataaaagtatttaatgaAGTATATGATACCATCTATATATAAACAAAGGACCAATTTTCTTTCAAATCATGACTTCTACATCCATAATTAATATGGTATTCTATTATAATCAACAACTTTCATTATGTCCCCAGTtatatactctttttaaaaaagtggggGGGCTGTTCTCTATGACTGTTGTGGTACTTCATCTTGATTTTGCTGTGTTCTAGTGACAACATTGTTCTCATGGGGTTATATCTGTTCTATTTTTTAAGCTGTAATGAATGATAATTTTtgacactttaaaaattacaggTTATCTTTTGTGATCTGATTTGCATGTGTGTGGGCTTTTTCGTTCCCTACCAttgacttttaattattttttctggccCTGTGATTCCTTTTaaccttttgcttttattttactgtattatAATTTGCCACATTAGATCCTTTGTACAACAAGCCaggatattaataaataattttataatttaattcagTATTAATTACAGTTTTTCCATGTAAGAATAAAGATAATTTGGAATGTTTTAGAAAATTAGCAATTCCTCTGCATTTCTTATTTCAATTATCATGGCAACATTAAAGGTTTTGTAAAACTAGTACATAAGTAACATCTTTAAGTTTACTACTTCTAAAAGAAATATCTATATCCCACTGTTTTGAGTAGAAAGTAAAAATTTGTATGTAACAATTATTGGAAATGGGATCTTGCTTATGAGTATTCAAATGAACACATCTCATATTCTTGACCTTTGCATCATTAATTCAGACAGTCAAGTAGCTTGACACTAGAACATATTTAGAGGAGTGACTCATTTTTATGattcatttttctgttaattcaataaacattttcttgtaGCAGCCTTTATTAGTATATCTTCTAATGCGTTATTTTTAAGCTTTCAACTTCACTTAAATATCTTGTTTCTTAGCTGTTTCCTCAGTGACTAAATGTTCCAGTTGTTACTTTCAATCTATAACAGCTGCAAGAACAACTCTTCTTTCCAAGCCAGCTCTCCTAAATTCCCGTTGTTAGAGTTGGTATCTATATTTAGCTGGTGGGATTAAATTGCAAAGGCTTCAAGCTGGGCAAAGCACACTGATCTGCCTTTTTACAGCTAGACCTGTGTGCTGCAAGGAGCTAAGGCCTTCAGTGTCCCCTTCCTTACCCAGGTTACTCACAGAATGGATTCCCAGCGGGAACTTGCAGAGGAACTGCGACTTTACCAATCCACCCTTCTTCAGGATGGTCTAAAAGATCTCCTGGATGAGAAAAAATTCATCGATTGCACCCTAAAAGCAGGTGACAAAAGTCTTCCTTGCCACAGATTGATTTTGTCAGCTTGTAGTCCTTACTTCCGTGAgtactttttatctgaaattgATGAAGCGAAAAAAAAGGAGGTAGTGCTAGATAATGTGGATCCTGCTATACTTGATTTAATCATCAAATACCTGTACTCTGCCAGTATTGATCTCAATGATGGAAATGTGCAAGATATTTTTGCACTGGCCAGCCGCTTTCAGATCCCCTCAGTGTTTACTGTCTGCGTTTCTTATCTTCAGAAAAGACTTGCTCCTGGTAACTGTCTAGCCATCCTAAGATTAGGACTTCTCCTTGACTGCCCAAGACTCGCCATTTCTGCCCGTGAATTTGTGTCTGATCGCTTTGTACAGATTTGTAAGGAAGAGGACTTTATGCAACTGTCTCCACAGGAACTGATCTCAGTCATTTCAAATGACAGCCTAAATGTGGAAAAAGAAGAAGCAGTATTTGAGGCAGTGATGAAATGGGTGCGAACAGACAAGGAAAACAGGGTTAAAAACCTTAGCGAAGTGTTTGATTGTATCCGTTTTCGCCTtatgacagaaaaatattttaaagatcatGTTGAGAAAGATGATATAATTAAAAGCAACCCAGAcctccagaaaaaaatcaaagttctaAAAGATGCTTTCGCAGGCAAACTCCCAGAACCTAGCAAAAATGTGCAGAAGTCTGGGGCTGGTGAGGTGAatggtgatgttggtgatgaAGATTTACTTCCTGGTTACCTGAATGACATTCCCAGGCATGGAATGTTTGTAAAAGACCTCATCCTCTTGGTTAATGACACAGCAGCAGTGGCTTATGACCCCACGGAAAATGAATGCTACCTTACTGCACTGGCTGAGCAGATTCCCAGAAATCATTCCAGCATTGTTACCCAGCAAAATCAGATATATGTGGTAGGAGGACTATACGTGGATGAAGAAAACAAGGATCAACCTCTACAGTCATACTTCTTCCAGGTAAGGAGGACTTTTTATATATGTAGTTGCTTCAAGGGAAGGCTGTTACTCACCATCCAGTTAGCCAATTTGTGAATTATTCAGGCTGCTTGCATTTTACTCTAATTGATGTCCTATTCTAGTCCCTTGCACTTTTGCTGTATAGAGTGttgacagaaaaatatttgactgTTTTGTTAATGTGTAATAAAAAGTTTGATGAATAATGAGGTTCTAATTCATGTTTAATGACTTAAGATACTCTTTATACTATTTTTCCAAAAATGCCTTGTTTATAGATGATGGTGACTGTAATCCCTCAAAGCCCAGTATTTTAgtaaaaactaaatttattttttcttagcagagacgggctttcactatgttgccctggctggtctcgaactcctgggctcaagcaatcctcccagtttggcttcccaaagtggtgggattaccgttgtgagccaccgtccccTGCTGTAAAAACTAAATTTAATCTTGTATACTCTTACCTATTAAAAATAGGTTAATGTTTTTCCCCAAATAGTTGCCCTAACTCAAAGTTCTTATACATTATAAAGAAGTGTAATAACtggtcagattttcttttttaatttttttcttcttcatctgcTGGCAGCTCTAAATTGGTCAGATTTTCTACCTTCTTCCAAGTTATCCTGAACTCATTTGAAGTTCTTGGAGGTAGCACTTCATCTCTTATTTATAGTTActgcttaaaatataattttgttgaaaatgaaaaaaacttaTGTACATGTTCTACACACTTTGGATTATCTTCTAGGAAAAACTGTCTACACAAAAGTCGCTAATTTGAATTAATTATAGttagaaatttttattatatcacaTTTATTTGGATCAGAGATATACTTAGACATTGTTAGAACTTAACAATCTGTTTTGTGAAACCACAGAATTTTCCAAGAAAATTAATTCTCCTAAAGCAATAGACCCTTAGTTGTTTGAAAGGAGTTTGTCTTATATTATCAATGTGTTATATTTTATCAGTTTATGAAGGAGTTGGCTTAGCCTTTGTCTTCAATAATGCCAATACTGAAACTTTGTAGCTTACAACTGGCTCAAAAGAGTTTGTTTAGGTCATAGCTAATCATGGCCTGGGGCTTACGGGCACTTTAGTTGGAAAGGCCAAAGATAAGCAAGTATACAATGTCATACCACAGTCCAGTATGCTCTCAAAAAGTGTGTGACATACTTTGCATTCACAAAATACTATTATACCTTTAATCAACTTTTTCTAATCTTGAAAAATGTACTTGTAATAATACATATTAATCATGTTTCTTAATTTTCCAAGTTCCAGTGAAGAATGTTGTAAGTATTTGAATGTGGGCCAGAAAATTTCCTAAGCCCTaattttaaagtcaaataaaCTTCAAAAAGGGCAAAGTCAATGAAAAAGGCTATAAATACATCCAGGAAGTAAGAATGTTATCAAaacacagatagatagatgacagacaTATAGGTAGATACCTACAAATGACAGATCCACAGAATAGTTGTTGCCATAGAATGACTCTCCAAAATTACTAGAGTTTTAAATTTCGTTTCATATTTAATTTATCGAATATATCTATAACACAGTCCTTTTTACTTTCAAGTGTTCAGTTTAATCTTTATCCTTCTCTTCCAGCCTAATAAAACCCTTACTTTTACTGACAGAGCTTCTTATTTTTGGTTCAAGAAACCTACTTAATGTTCTTTATAACCACAATAACAGTTATACAAAGTTGGAAGGTCAACTCCTTCTCACTGCAAATGCCTTGCTGCTTTTAAAAGGCACTAACAGAACAGTATGCCAGGATAAAAACACTTCACCATAAAAGAGGGTTGTGATTCATCAGACAATATTTATTTGAgaatttcaggttttatattttacTGCTTGTCACATCTATTTAAAACTCATTAATTTAGAAGTAATTTGACCTTTGATTGTATGCTGTAAATAGATTATGAG
This genomic window contains:
- the KLHL41 gene encoding kelch-like protein 41; amino-acid sequence: MDSQRELAEELRLYQSTLLQDGLKDLLDEKKFIDCTLKAGDKSLPCHRLILSACSPYFREYFLSEIDEAKKKEVVLDNVDPAILDLIIKYLYSASIDLNDGNVQDIFALASRFQIPSVFTVCVSYLQKRLAPGNCLAILRLGLLLDCPRLAISAREFVSDRFVQICKEEDFMQLSPQELISVISNDSLNVEKEEAVFEAVMKWVRTDKENRVKNLSEVFDCIRFRLMTEKYFKDHVEKDDIIKSNPDLQKKIKVLKDAFAGKLPEPSKNVQKSGAGEVNGDVGDEDLLPGYLNDIPRHGMFVKDLILLVNDTAAVAYDPTENECYLTALAEQIPRNHSSIVTQQNQIYVVGGLYVDEENKDQPLQSYFFQLDSIASEWVGLPPLPSARCLFGLGEVDDKIYVVAGKDLQTEASLDSVLCYDPVAAKWNEVKKLPIKVYGHNVISHKGMIYCLGGKTDDKKCTNRVFIFNPKKGDWKDLAPMKTPRSMFGVAVHKGKIVIAGGVTEDGLSASVEAFDLTTNKWDVMTEFPQERSSISLVSLAGSLYAIGGFAMIQLESKEFAPTEVNDIWKYEDDKKEWAGMLKEIRYASGASCLATRLNLFKLSKL